The proteins below are encoded in one region of Tachypleus tridentatus isolate NWPU-2018 chromosome 4, ASM421037v1, whole genome shotgun sequence:
- the LOC143248426 gene encoding perivitellin-2 67 kDa subunit-like translates to MTNCFLCALLILCFVTVSWGIQCQNIAPGLNILRRGVDVTTLDLLPQNFNDDRGYKKPIFDFTCNESKKLNEYDLPDQIWDVSNVPGGWLIEEVKVMKSYREVKRQKASNAGIDISILKGAFSGSRSYKSSQHTIMNTSQYVEEVSAYDSAFRADFLQSWALTLNRVAQHFINNRLPESYEANRESYNTFVNLFGTHYFENANFGGIINVHISTDRSYFYQKTDREVSSQAKASYLKFLSLKGGYSGAVSTIDQKFEQSSVKTIRYYGGETNLLSSSGITSWQPTVADNPWLFAGKLTSISSLVQNANKKEAMDRAIAFHVNIAYLNEAQRILRAVKSRYEVGTNRIDQIQERIQTALSQTEPSQETIEAISSSIDREVFVPAWFVDKTKLCYRWYPDGDGGQCGGGVSRILCAKPGDMTRYYRDDTDLRVGGCRMSWGIVTSEAPTWFKQVKICYRWYPDGDSGQCGGGVGRQLCASVKTWTTYYWDDTDLRSGGCRMSWKLEIPESAPLWLRNAKLCYYWYADGEDGQCGDGVDQHLCAVANSWTTYYRDDTDLRGGGCQMSWGIKLA, encoded by the exons ATGACAAATTGTTTCTTATGTGCTTTACTTATATTATGCTTCGTCACTGTCTCATGGGGAATACAATGTCAAAATATTGCTCCAGGCCTCAACATCCTTCGTCGTGGTGTAGACGTGACAACGTTAGATCTATTACCACAAAACTTTAATGACGACCGTGGCTACAAGAAACCTATTTTTGACTTCACCTGCAACGAGAGTAAGAAATTAAATGAG TACGATTTGCCAGATCAGATCTGGGATGTCAGTAATGTCCCTGGAGGATGGCTGATAGAGGAAGTGAAGGTCATGAAAAGCTATAGGGAAGTGAAACGTCAAAAGGCTTCGAATGCTGGAATCGACATCAGTATTCTTAAGGGAGCTTTCTCTGGCAGCAGATCTTACAAAAGTTCCCAGCACACCATTATGAACACTTCTCAATATGTTGAAGAAGTGTCTGCCTACGATTCAGCTTTTAGAGCTGACTTTTTACAGTCCTGGGCGCTTACATTAAATCGTGTTGCTCAACACTTTATCAACAACAGACTTCCAGAAAGCTACGAAGCAAATCGTGAATCTTATAACACATTCGTAAACCTTTTTGGAACACATTATTTCGAGAATGCCAACTTTGGTGGCATAATAAATGTTCACATCAGCACGGACCGTAGCTACTTCTACCAAAAAACTGATCGAGAAGTTTCTTCCCAAGCCAAGGCTTCTTATCTCAAATTTCTTTCTTTGAAAGGTGGTTATAGTGGAGCAGTTTCAACGATAGACCAAAAGTTCGAACAGTCTTCAGTGAAAACAATCAG GTACTATGGTGGAGAGACAAATCTACTGTCTTCTAGCGGTATAACCAGCTGGCAACCCACGGTTGCAGACAACCCTTGGCTATTTGCTGGTAAGCTGACCTCCATCAGTAGCTTGGTACAAAACGCGAACAAGAAAGAAGCGATGGACAGGGCTATAGCTTTTCACGTGAATATAGCTTATCTGAATGAAGCACAGAGGATTTTACGTGCAGTAAAAAGCCGGTATGAAGTAGGTACAAATAGGATTGATCAAATACAAGAGCGGATACAAACTGCTCTGTCCCAGACAGAACCTTCCCAAGAAACAATTGAAGCCATCAGCTCGAGTATAGACAGAGAAGTTTTTGTTCCAGCCTGGTTTGTCGATAAAACTAAGCTGTGCTATCGATGGTACCCAGATGGTGATGGTGGCCAGTGTGGTGGTGGGGTATCACGCATACTATGTGCCAAACCGGGAGATATGACCAGATACTACAGGGATGATACAGACTTACGGGTAGGCGGATGTCGAATGAGCTGGGGAATAGTCACATCCGAGGCCCCGACTTGGTTTAAGCAAGTCAAG atcTGTTATCGATGGTACCCCGATGGAGACAGTGGCCAGTGTGGGGGTGGTGTAGGTCGACAGCTGTGTGCTTCGGTCAAAACGTGGACAACTTATTATTGGGATGACACTGACCTCAGAAGTGGAGGTTGTCGGATGTCCTGGAAGTTAGAAATCCCCGAAAGTGCCCCACTATGGCTCAGAAATGCCAAACTTTGTTACTACTGGTATGCTGATGGAGAGGATGGTCAGTGTGGTGATGGAGTGGACCAACATCTTTGTGCTGTGGCTAACTCCTGGACAACGTATTATCGAGACGACACTGACCTCAGAGGTGGAGGGTGCCAAATGAGTTGGGGCATCAAATTGGCTTAa